The following proteins are encoded in a genomic region of Deinococcus radiopugnans ATCC 19172:
- the dnaB gene encoding replicative DNA helicase, with amino-acid sequence MELTPRVPPHSNDAEISVLGSVLLDNDTMTNLGDTVAPEMFYREGHRKIFTAMRDLQERGEPVDLVTLSEDLRSKGTLDEVGGLTYLIGLSDQVPTAAYAEHYARIVQEKHTLRQLISASGKAMQLAYDAQLPLEDLLDRAEKMIFEVAEQKKKGEQYQAMGEVVHDTFEYITLLHANKGIPDGVSSGFKDLDEQISGLQKGSLNVLAARPSMGKTAFALSIAQNVALRREKTVAVFSLEMPSVQLALRMLCSEARVDMNRIRSGQLNERDFERLAHAAGRLAEAPMVIDDEPDLTLNGLRSKLRRMAAQHGQLGLVVIDYLQLMSGGKSNGGSDNRQQEISTISRGLKGLAREMEVPIIVLSQLSRAVEQRPNHRPMLSDLRESGAIEQDADIVMFIYRDEYYNKETDQQGIAEIIIGKQRNGPVGTVKLQFHSSHVRFNDLAPEGI; translated from the coding sequence TTGGAACTCACGCCGCGCGTTCCACCGCACAGCAACGACGCCGAGATCAGCGTGCTGGGCAGTGTATTACTGGACAACGACACCATGACCAACCTGGGCGACACGGTGGCCCCGGAGATGTTCTACCGCGAGGGCCACCGCAAGATCTTCACCGCCATGCGGGACCTGCAGGAGCGCGGCGAACCGGTGGATCTGGTGACCCTCAGCGAGGACCTGCGCAGCAAGGGCACGCTGGACGAGGTGGGCGGGCTGACCTACCTGATCGGGTTGTCGGACCAGGTGCCCACCGCCGCCTACGCCGAGCACTACGCGCGCATCGTGCAGGAAAAGCACACGCTGCGCCAGCTGATCAGCGCGTCGGGCAAGGCCATGCAGCTGGCCTACGACGCGCAGTTGCCGCTTGAAGACCTGCTGGACCGCGCGGAGAAGATGATCTTCGAGGTGGCCGAGCAGAAGAAGAAGGGCGAGCAGTACCAGGCGATGGGCGAGGTGGTCCACGACACCTTCGAGTACATCACGCTATTGCACGCCAACAAGGGTATTCCCGACGGCGTGAGCAGCGGCTTCAAGGATCTGGACGAGCAGATTTCAGGGTTGCAGAAGGGCAGCCTGAACGTACTGGCGGCGCGGCCTTCGATGGGAAAAACGGCCTTCGCGCTGTCCATCGCCCAGAACGTCGCCCTGCGCCGCGAGAAGACCGTGGCGGTGTTCAGCCTGGAAATGCCCAGCGTGCAGCTGGCCCTGCGGATGCTGTGTTCCGAGGCAAGGGTAGACATGAACCGCATCCGCAGCGGGCAGCTCAACGAGCGCGACTTCGAGCGGCTCGCGCACGCGGCGGGCCGACTGGCCGAGGCCCCGATGGTCATCGACGACGAGCCGGACCTGACCCTCAACGGTCTGCGCTCCAAGCTGCGGCGCATGGCCGCGCAGCATGGACAGCTGGGGCTGGTGGTCATCGACTACCTGCAATTGATGTCCGGCGGCAAGAGCAACGGCGGCAGCGACAACCGCCAGCAGGAGATCAGCACCATCTCGCGCGGCCTCAAGGGGCTGGCGCGCGAGATGGAGGTGCCGATCATCGTCCTGAGCCAGCTGAGCCGCGCCGTGGAGCAGCGCCCCAACCACCGCCCGATGCTCAGCGACCTGCGTGAATCGGGGGCCATTGAGCAGGACGCCGACATCGTGATGTTCATCTACCGCGACGAGTACTACAACAAGGAAACCGACCAGCAGGGCATCGCCGAGATCATCATCGGCAAGCAGCGCAACGGCCCGGTGGGCACGGTCAAATTGCAGTTCCACAGCTCGCACGTCCGCTTCAACGACCTCGCGCCGGAGGGCATCTGA
- a CDS encoding NUDIX domain-containing protein: MTGDGGAKNAAAGGQRRRRRRRTPGSSTPGPGQVTNTVAVPVPAAPSKRGQKRVVEGPRIAVGCIVLRGEEILLVRERGRWSLPKGGLEGGELIQDGARRETFEETGLVVELRDLAFIVEFKAQTWGHHLQFFYTGREVSGKLEPRDPDRDVQEARFVPIRHLREFIRFRPRLVALETWLRERRPRHFVFNLDKEPAMLRKRRRVGEGGVSVVDSDLTDEPDL, encoded by the coding sequence ATGACCGGCGACGGCGGGGCCAAGAACGCGGCGGCAGGCGGCCAGCGCAGGCGGCGGCGGCGGCGCACGCCCGGTAGCAGCACGCCGGGGCCAGGACAGGTCACCAACACGGTGGCGGTGCCGGTGCCCGCCGCGCCCAGCAAACGCGGGCAGAAACGGGTGGTGGAGGGACCGCGCATCGCGGTGGGCTGCATCGTACTGCGCGGCGAGGAGATCCTGCTGGTGCGCGAGCGGGGGCGCTGGTCCCTACCCAAGGGTGGCCTGGAAGGCGGCGAGCTGATTCAGGACGGCGCGCGCCGCGAGACCTTCGAGGAAACCGGTCTGGTGGTCGAACTGCGCGATCTGGCGTTTATCGTGGAGTTCAAGGCGCAGACCTGGGGCCACCACCTGCAGTTCTTCTACACCGGGCGCGAGGTCAGCGGCAAGCTGGAGCCGCGTGACCCGGACCGTGACGTGCAGGAGGCCCGCTTCGTGCCGATCCGGCACCTGCGCGAGTTCATCCGCTTCCGTCCGCGGCTGGTGGCGCTGGAAACCTGGCTGCGCGAACGCCGCCCGCGCCACTTCGTCTTTAACCTGGACAAGGAACCGGCCATGCTGCGCAAACGCCGCCGCGTGGGCGAGGGCGGCGTGAGCGTGGTCGATTCGGACCTGACCGACGAACCGGATTTGTAG
- a CDS encoding NAD-dependent epimerase/dehydratase family protein, with amino-acid sequence MDAKIYVAGHDSLIGAVVCRKLEELGYWNLVTRTAEDLDLRSQGAVQAFFEHELPDYVFLATLTGEHVLDGLLRPAESLYSKVMIASNIIHASYLYEVRKLLSIIDCQFDLQALHYEADEFAIRAYQQEGRDSDQLMRSLVTGLCDRYRKQYSCDFISVVFHMDGAQDECDVTLASLSGGASTTAAASFGQMSVVGPRSLQESAAVWQRNQLYAEDPAHACLFLMENFSATGPITVRTGTRGGNVA; translated from the coding sequence GTGGATGCCAAAATCTACGTGGCGGGACATGACAGCCTGATCGGCGCCGTGGTCTGCCGAAAGCTGGAAGAATTGGGCTACTGGAATCTGGTCACCCGAACCGCCGAGGACCTTGATCTGCGCTCGCAGGGGGCGGTGCAGGCCTTCTTCGAGCATGAACTGCCCGACTACGTGTTCCTGGCCACCCTGACCGGCGAACACGTGCTTGACGGTCTGCTGCGCCCCGCCGAGTCGCTGTACAGCAAGGTCATGATCGCCTCCAACATCATTCACGCCTCTTATCTGTACGAGGTCCGCAAGCTGCTGAGCATCATCGATTGCCAGTTTGACCTGCAGGCCCTGCACTACGAGGCCGACGAATTTGCCATCCGCGCCTATCAGCAGGAGGGCCGGGACAGCGATCAGCTGATGCGGTCACTGGTCACCGGGCTGTGTGACCGCTACCGCAAGCAGTACAGCTGCGATTTCATCTCGGTGGTGTTTCACATGGACGGCGCGCAGGACGAGTGCGACGTGACCCTGGCCTCCCTGTCAGGCGGCGCATCTACTACTGCCGCCGCCTCCTTCGGCCAGATGTCGGTGGTCGGCCCGCGCAGCCTGCAGGAGAGCGCCGCCGTGTGGCAGCGCAATCAGCTGTACGCTGAGGACCCGGCCCACGCCTGTCTGTTTCTGATGGAGAACTTCTCGGCCACCGGACCGATCACGGTTCGCACGGGGACGCGCGGCGGCAACGTGGCCTGA